The Penaeus vannamei isolate JL-2024 chromosome 2, ASM4276789v1, whole genome shotgun sequence region agagagagagagagagagagagagagagagagagagagagagagagagagagagagagagagagagagagagagagagagatggggagggagaacgTCTTTGTTTCcacgcttacaaacacacacacacacagaaacaggcaggcgcgcgctcacacacacacacacacgcacgcacgcacacacacacacacacacacacactttatacacacacaaaagtcccACGCCCCGACCCCAACCCCTCACTTCGTAGCCACGCCCTTCACATTGGGCATCTCGACCCAGAAGAGGAAATTGGGCACCGGGGCATAATAATGGTCCACCTCGACCTTGCTGAAGCCCGCCCCTTCGATCGCAGGCATAGGGTCGCGGTTCAGACAACACCCGTCGAAGATGAAGGGCCACAGACCGCACCACGTGAAGAAGTCCTGCAGTTTCTTCCTGAGGCTGTACTTCTTCAGGTCGAACTCTTGCACGTGCTCCATGAAATAGAACTTGCCACCCTGCAAATGCGAATTTTTAAAGGTGGGTTATAAATGCTATAGTATAGTTATTAACGCAAAttctttgtatatctattcacACATGCAATGCGAATTTTTAAAGGTGGGATATAAAAgctataatttatttatacacgcAAATTATGTGTATTAAAGGCGTAGGGAAATATATAAGTGAGATACATAAGTGTAAATGAAAATTAAAGTGAACAAGAGTGTGGAAAATTAATGATTAAATTTTGTGTATTCTTAATTCAGTGTTTGTGATGTCCAGGgaatagaaaagataaatatgCCAAATAACGGAATAATTTGTCGATGTTTTTTGAGAGTTAGATTGAAAGTGAGAGTAAGGGTAAGGGTacgagtacgagagagagaaaggaagagggatagggtgaCAGTAAGattaaaagagagggataggaaggagcgggtgtgtgggggaggggaagagaggggagagcagaggagaggaagggaggagagagagagagagagagagagagagagagagagagagagagagagagagagagagagagagagagagagagagagagagagagagagagagagagagagagaacgaagagatgagagagagagagagagagagagagaacgaagagatgagagagaaagtgagtgagtgagcaagaaagataaatagatagataaatagattgatagacacataaatagagagaggagagaaggggagtgagtgaggacagagggaggacagaaagagagagagcgagagagaagggagagagaaagagagaggaaagagagagagaagagagagggaaaagagagtgagagagagagagagagagagagagagagagacgagggagagagagagggagagagtagagagaggtgagagagagggagagagagggagagaggagagggagagggagggagggagagagggaggagagggagagagggagggagggagggggagggagggaggagagagagagagaggagggagagagagagagagagaaggagagagagagagagagagagagagagagagagagagagagagagagagagagagagagagagagagaggaggagggggaaggggggaaagggggaaggggaagggggagggagggagggagggagggagggagagagagagagagagagagagagagagagagaaagagagagagagagagagagagaaagagagagagagagagagagagagagagagagagagaaacaaaggaagagagagagaagagaagagagaaagagagagagaagagaagagagaaagagagagagagagagagaaagagagaaagagagaaagagagaaagagagaaagagagaaagagagaaagagaaagagaaagagaaagaaagaagaaaagtaaataaaagagggaaacacacacaaaactcccCAGAGAGACTTACCGGGGCCAGGACACGTCGAACCTCACTCAGAATCTTATCAATGTTATCGACGCTACAGAGAACCAGTGTGATAACCACAGCATCCACGCTTCCATCCGCGATCATGTGCATGTCATCCCCTGCAATGATGTGTTTATctcgttagaaagagagagagagagagaaggaggaagggagagagggaggaagagggggggagggaaggagggagagggagatagagggagggagggagatagagggagggagggtgagagagagagggagatagggaggcagtgggagggagggagagggagagagagagagagagagagagagagggagggagggagggagagagggggagagggagggagtgggagggagggagggagagagagagagagagagagagagagagagagagagatgagagagagagaaagagagaggagagagggagagggagagggagagggagagcgagagctatggagagggagagggagagcagtggagagggagagggagagcgagagggagataggggaggcaggggaggaagggtggtgcagggaggagggaggagaggcatgggagggagggggtgagcagtgatagagggatagaggggagagagagataatgataatgaaatgataatcctAATCAGCTGATAAACATATGTGGAAAGGAAATCTTGGCTCTAAAAATACAATCTGTACGGATAACTTCagttcaaaacaacaataatacgtgaaaggaattataaaatgataaaatatgtaAAACAGATTTCGTCACGTAAACAAAAATAACTTTATTCTTACTTTCGGTCATCAGAATCTTCTCAGAATGTATGATAGATATTTTCTCACGGAAATAACTTACCATCTGCTACCAGAATGTCCTCAAATTATGTGTAATGGAACTTCTTACTACTTACCTTTAGCTTCCAGAATATCTCCAAAATGTATGTTTAAGGAATTTCTTAAGAAAATCCCTTACTTACCAGCCAGAATGTCCTCAGAAAGTATTTTAAGGAACGTATTACGAAAATGACTTACCTACTTACCTTTGGCTGCCAGAATGTCCTCGGAAAGTATTTTAAGGAACTTATTACGAAAATGACTTACCTACTTACCTTTTGCTGCCAGAATGTCCTCTGAATGTATTTTAAGGAACTTATTACGAAAattacttacctacttacctttGGCTGCCAGAAAGTCCTCAGAAAGTATTTTAAGGAACTTATTACGAAAATTATTTACCTACTTACCTTGTGCTGCCAGAATGTCCTCTGAATGTATTTTAAGGAATTTATTTCGAAAattacttacctacttacctttTGCTGCCAGAATGTATGTTAGGGGAacctcttacttacttactcgtACCTTTCGTTACCAGAATGTATGTTAAGGAAAATCATAGAATAACCACTTAAACCTTACCGTTTGTTACCAGAATGTCCTCAGAAACCTCTTACTTGTACCTTTCGTTAGGGAATTTTATGTTAAGGAAAATCTTAAAACAATCACTTAAACCTTACCGTTTGTTACCAGAATGTCTTCAGATTATacgttagggatttttttttttttttttttttttttttttttttttttagcaacaaTCACTTAAACCATACCTTCCACTACCATAATGCTAAGGGATATCTTACAACAATCATTTACCTACTTACCTTTTGCCACCAAAACGTCCTCAGAATGGATGTTGGGGAATTTCtttctgttgttatcataataCTCCTTGAAGTGAGGGTTCGGGTCGACTACCACTAGCCTGCAGCCGTCGGGGTAGTGTGCGAAATTAACACCTgtgtaaggaggaagaagacaaagaattaatgcaaataatagataaataatgctgcataagaaaaaagaaagagaattaatgaaaataatagaaaataacaaatgctgtataagaaaaagaattaatgcaaataatagataaatagctaatgctgcataagaaaacagaaagagaattaatgaaaataatagaaaaataactaatgctgcataagaaaaaagaaagagaattaatgaaaataatagaaaatagctAATGctgcataagaaaaaaagaaagagaattaattaaaataatagatTAATAGCGAATGCtgcataagaaagagaaatggaaaataataaaaaagctaaagaaagaaagagtattcatgaaaataattgaaaataaataatgctaatgctgcataagaaaaaagaaagagaattaatgaaaataatagaaaataactaATGCTGCATAAGaaagaatagtaatgaaaataatagaaaaataactaatgctgcataagaaaaagaaagagaattaatgcAAATGATTGATAAATAACTAAAGttgcataagaaaaaaagaaagagaattaatgaaaataatagaaatatatctaAGGCTGCAGTGAAGgaaagaatattaatgaaaaataagaaaaataatcaataCTACAAGAAAAAGCAACGTCAGCAATTTGATGTGAAATAATAGATTAATAGCGAATGCTgcataagaaaacagaaagagaattaatgaaaATCTTAGAAAAATCACTAATGCtgcataagaaaaaagaaagagaattaatgaaaataatagaaaaataattaatgctccataagaaagagaatgaaaataatagaaaaatagctaaaagaaaaaagaaagagtatcAATGCAAATGATTGATAAATAACTAATGctgcataagaaaaaaagaaagag contains the following coding sequences:
- the LOC113809281 gene encoding thiol S-methyltransferase TMT1A-like, with product MLYSILAWLSNNFITVLAVLVVLWIVQKIVFATQDRWFAYVMHFCTKDEFPKLEEVKKDHFASLKDHVSHDPELRKKKVIKILEIGVGTGVNFAHYPDGCRLVVVDPNPHFKEYYDNNRKKFPNIHSEDVLVAKGDDMHMIADGSVDAVVITLVLCSVDNIDKILSEVRRVLAPGGKFYFMEHVQEFDLKKYSLRKKLQDFFTWCGLWPFIFDGCCLNRDPMPAIEGAGFSKVEVDHYYAPVPNFLFWVEMPNVKGVATK